A genomic window from Armatimonadota bacterium includes:
- the queG gene encoding tRNA epoxyqueuosine(34) reductase QueG has protein sequence MDPMEATLTQEVKAYARGLGFDLVGVTTADRLEPHDRHLAAWVASGMHGTMRYMAEHAPRAAAPAEVVPGTRSAVVVGLAYRWDAPPPRDDRLRGRISAYAWGTDYHRVMEEKLRALAAFLRDRGAAVARYYADTGPLLDRALAQRAGLGWFGKNAMVITKAGFGSYVFLGEILTDLALAPDPPLEGSCGQCRICLDRCPTGAIVAPYVVDARRCISYLTIELRGWIPRELRPLLGTWVFGCDVCQDVCPHNALVARGLHASFAPRRDVAFPDLVELLHIDESTYQTRFRHSAIKRAKRRGLRRNAAVALGNLRDPRALPALGRALEDDDPMVRGHAAWALGRIGGNEAMEALLRRRAVETDPAVREEVEWALQEILVSESPSRSDRRGDRR, from the coding sequence ATGGACCCGATGGAGGCGACGCTGACGCAGGAGGTCAAGGCATACGCGCGGGGGCTGGGATTCGACCTGGTGGGCGTGACCACCGCCGACCGGCTGGAACCCCACGACCGGCACCTGGCGGCGTGGGTCGCTTCGGGCATGCACGGGACGATGCGCTACATGGCGGAACACGCGCCGCGGGCCGCGGCTCCCGCCGAGGTCGTCCCGGGTACGCGCTCGGCGGTGGTCGTCGGCCTCGCCTACCGGTGGGACGCACCGCCTCCCCGCGACGACCGGCTGCGCGGCCGGATCTCGGCCTACGCCTGGGGCACCGACTACCACCGGGTGATGGAAGAAAAGCTCCGGGCGCTGGCCGCCTTCCTGCGGGATCGAGGCGCCGCCGTGGCGCGGTACTACGCGGACACCGGACCCCTGCTGGACCGGGCGCTGGCCCAGCGGGCCGGGCTGGGCTGGTTCGGGAAGAATGCGATGGTGATCACGAAGGCCGGATTCGGGTCCTATGTCTTCCTGGGAGAGATCCTCACCGACCTGGCCCTGGCGCCGGACCCGCCGCTGGAAGGATCGTGCGGGCAGTGCCGGATCTGCCTGGACCGGTGTCCGACGGGCGCGATCGTCGCGCCCTACGTCGTCGATGCGCGACGGTGCATCTCGTATCTGACGATCGAACTGCGGGGCTGGATCCCGCGGGAGCTGCGGCCGCTCCTGGGGACATGGGTCTTCGGCTGCGACGTCTGCCAGGACGTCTGCCCGCACAACGCCCTGGTCGCGCGGGGCCTGCATGCCTCCTTCGCCCCGCGGCGCGACGTGGCGTTTCCGGATCTTGTGGAACTGCTGCACATCGACGAATCCACCTATCAGACGCGCTTCCGCCACAGCGCGATCAAACGGGCGAAGCGCCGGGGGCTGCGCCGCAACGCCGCCGTGGCCCTGGGCAACCTGCGCGATCCCCGCGCCCTGCCCGCCCTCGGCCGGGCCCTGGAGGACGACGACCCCATGGTGCGCGGGCACGCGGCCTGGGCCCTCGGCCGGATCGGGGGGAACGAAGCGATGGAGGCCCTGCTCAGGAGGCGGGCGGTCGAAACGGATCCTGCCGTCCGAGAAGAGGTGGAATGGGCCCTGCAGGAGATCCTGGTCAGTGAATCGCC
- a CDS encoding RNA polymerase sigma factor, with protein MSDPFEQMVRPHLDFLYGLAVRLCGDRTAAEDLVQDALLRAFRAFPGLRNRERPRLWLTRVLTSAFHDRVRAQGADLMDREADREFDLFDRITEEDPFPYSDRVHLDFLDLFDDAKILEVLQALHPDLRAALILAYVYGFTAKEIGEILERPLGTVLSWLHRARKQLERELWEYAAARHLLTSRTEARV; from the coding sequence ATGAGCGATCCCTTCGAGCAGATGGTCCGGCCGCACCTGGACTTCCTCTACGGTCTTGCCGTGCGGTTGTGCGGCGACCGCACCGCGGCGGAGGATCTGGTGCAGGATGCGCTGCTCCGCGCTTTCCGGGCTTTCCCGGGGCTGCGCAACCGGGAGCGCCCGAGACTGTGGCTGACGCGGGTGCTGACCTCGGCCTTCCACGATCGGGTGCGCGCGCAGGGCGCCGACCTCATGGACCGCGAGGCGGACCGGGAGTTCGACCTGTTCGACCGCATCACGGAAGAGGATCCGTTCCCGTATTCGGATCGGGTGCACCTGGACTTCCTCGATCTCTTCGACGACGCGAAGATCCTGGAGGTGCTCCAGGCACTGCATCCCGACCTGCGCGCCGCCTTGATCCTGGCCTATGTCTACGGGTTCACGGCGAAGGAGATCGGCGAGATTCTGGAGCGGCCGCTGGGGACGGTTCTGTCCTGGCTGCACCGGGCGCGGAAGCAACTGGAGCGGGAGCTGTGGGAGTACGCGGCCGCCAGGCACCTGTTGACGTCACGGACGGAGGCGCGGGTGTGA
- a CDS encoding zf-HC2 domain-containing protein: MISCKEAVSRLWTYLDRNLGRVQEHELEEHLGLCRHCCGELEFARQIRERLRATAAGSEIPPQTRERLETFVRRLGDGGA, translated from the coding sequence GTGATCAGCTGCAAGGAAGCCGTCTCACGGCTGTGGACGTACCTCGACCGCAACCTCGGGCGCGTCCAGGAGCACGAGCTGGAAGAGCACCTGGGACTGTGCCGGCACTGCTGCGGGGAACTGGAGTTCGCGCGGCAGATCAGGGAGCGCCTGCGGGCCACGGCCGCGGGGAGCGAAATCCCGCCCCAGACGCGCGAGCGCCTGGAGACCTTCGTCAGGCGCCTGGGCGATGGAGGAGCGTGA
- a CDS encoding methyltransferase domain-containing protein yields METHLHPPAPRTDDLLGQAEITASVQQAYRAVIGTRTEVAARLYDPAQLAQLPRGAIEQALGVGNPVRAAGLRPGEVVIDLGSGGGIDTILAARAVAPGGEAIGLDILPEMLEIAARNAAEAGVTNVRWLQGQMEAIPLPDESVDVIISNGVVNLSPRKSRVFAEMFRILRPGGRFSVADIVLDEDLPPQIATHPAAWAG; encoded by the coding sequence ATGGAGACCCACCTGCACCCTCCGGCACCGCGGACCGACGATCTGCTGGGTCAGGCGGAAATCACCGCTTCGGTGCAGCAGGCCTACCGGGCCGTGATCGGGACCCGGACCGAGGTCGCCGCCCGCCTCTATGACCCGGCCCAACTCGCCCAACTACCCCGGGGCGCCATCGAGCAGGCGTTGGGGGTGGGGAATCCGGTACGCGCCGCCGGGTTGCGCCCGGGCGAGGTGGTGATCGATCTCGGCTCCGGCGGGGGCATCGACACCATCCTGGCCGCCCGGGCCGTCGCTCCCGGCGGGGAGGCGATTGGTCTGGACATCCTCCCGGAGATGCTGGAGATTGCGGCCCGCAACGCCGCGGAAGCCGGCGTCACCAACGTGCGGTGGCTGCAGGGCCAGATGGAGGCCATCCCGCTGCCCGACGAGAGCGTGGACGTCATCATCAGCAACGGTGTCGTCAACCTCTCGCCGCGCAAGTCGCGCGTGTTCGCCGAGATGTTTCGGATCCTGCGGCCGGGCGGGCGCTTCTCCGTGGCGGACATCGTCCTGGACGAGGATCTCCCGCCGCAGATTGCCACGCATCCAGCGGCCTGGGCGGGCTGA
- a CDS encoding OsmC family protein: protein MKSTTPASLNGVNVQQLVDTINAVKSNPDIARFRFRAETDWIEGGHSRTKIQGFFGAGQEDTSRARPFVLDGDEPPVLLGTNAGPNAVEAVLHALASCLAVGFVYNAAARGIKVESLGFRLEGDLDLHGFLGLSETVRPGYQNIKVTYRVKADAPREQIVELCNYVQKTSPVLDIIRNPVPVTVALES from the coding sequence ATGAAGTCCACGACTCCCGCGTCACTGAACGGCGTGAACGTGCAGCAACTGGTCGACACCATCAACGCCGTCAAGTCCAACCCCGATATCGCCCGCTTCCGCTTCCGGGCGGAAACGGACTGGATCGAGGGCGGGCACTCGCGCACGAAGATCCAGGGGTTCTTTGGGGCCGGGCAGGAGGACACGTCCCGCGCCCGCCCGTTCGTCCTCGACGGCGACGAGCCGCCGGTGCTCCTCGGCACGAACGCCGGTCCCAACGCCGTGGAGGCGGTGCTCCACGCGCTGGCGTCGTGCCTGGCCGTCGGCTTCGTCTACAATGCGGCGGCCCGCGGGATCAAGGTCGAGAGCCTCGGCTTCCGGCTGGAGGGCGACCTCGACCTGCACGGGTTCCTGGGGCTGTCCGAGACGGTGCGCCCCGGCTATCAGAACATCAAAGTGACGTACCGGGTGAAGGCGGATGCGCCCCGCGAGCAGATTGTCGAACTGTGCAACTACGTGCAGAAGACATCGCCGGTGCTGGACATCATCCGCAACCCGGTTCCCGTCACCGTCGCCCTCGAGTCGTGA
- a CDS encoding cupin domain-containing protein: MASIEGKNFDTPDETRRPFAKGRVEVIRVGGLTFYRETLEPGWRWSEHVRPVVGGTSCQRYHVKIFLRGRQRIRMDDGTEMEFGPGDVAVMHPGHDAWVVGDEPNVLIELADAVKSAP; this comes from the coding sequence ATGGCGAGCATCGAGGGGAAGAATTTCGACACACCGGATGAGACGCGCCGCCCCTTTGCCAAGGGGCGGGTCGAGGTCATACGCGTCGGAGGGCTGACCTTCTACCGCGAAACCCTGGAGCCGGGCTGGCGCTGGTCGGAGCACGTCAGGCCCGTCGTGGGCGGAACGAGCTGCCAGCGCTACCACGTCAAGATCTTCCTGAGGGGACGCCAGCGGATCCGCATGGACGACGGGACCGAGATGGAGTTCGGGCCGGGGGATGTCGCCGTCATGCATCCCGGCCACGATGCCTGGGTCGTCGGCGACGAGCCCAACGTGCTGATCGAACTGGCGGACGCGGTGAAATCGGCTCCGTAG
- a CDS encoding ABC transporter permease, whose amino-acid sequence MNVVAATPPAALRRAPRRSLWRRARRLRNLTVGGTIVTVFILVAVLAPWIAPHNPVRGDLNDYLRPPGGRYLFGTDTFGRDVLSRILHGARISLGVGIAVQASALTIGVALGLLSGFYGRWVDNLIMRLAEIIFAFPGLLFAIAVMAVIGPSLYNVFIALGLVSWTSLARVVRGAVLAVKEQEFVEAARALGASNRRIIVRHLLPNIVAPAIILVTLGIGGAILAEASLSFLGLGAQPPTPSWGSMLTVGRDYLTEAPWLSIYPGLAIFLTVMGFNLLGDGLRDLLDPRMRI is encoded by the coding sequence ATGAACGTCGTGGCCGCCACGCCCCCCGCCGCCCTCCGCCGCGCCCCCCGGCGGTCGCTGTGGCGACGCGCCCGCCGTCTGCGCAACCTGACCGTCGGCGGGACGATCGTGACCGTCTTCATCCTTGTGGCGGTCCTGGCGCCCTGGATTGCGCCCCACAACCCGGTGCGCGGGGACCTGAACGACTACCTCCGGCCGCCCGGCGGCCGGTACCTGTTCGGGACCGATACCTTCGGCCGCGACGTCCTCAGTCGGATCCTCCACGGGGCGCGCATTTCGCTCGGCGTGGGGATCGCCGTCCAGGCCTCCGCGCTGACGATCGGAGTGGCTCTCGGCCTGCTGTCAGGATTCTACGGGCGCTGGGTAGATAATTTGATCATGCGCCTGGCGGAGATCATCTTCGCCTTCCCCGGGCTCCTCTTCGCCATCGCCGTCATGGCCGTGATCGGCCCCAGCCTCTACAACGTCTTCATCGCCCTGGGCCTGGTGAGCTGGACCTCCCTGGCCCGCGTCGTGCGGGGCGCGGTGCTGGCGGTGAAAGAACAGGAGTTCGTCGAGGCGGCCCGGGCTCTGGGCGCCAGCAACCGGCGCATCATCGTGCGGCACCTGCTGCCGAACATCGTCGCCCCGGCCATCATCCTGGTCACCCTGGGCATCGGCGGCGCGATCCTGGCCGAGGCCAGCCTTTCCTTCCTCGGCCTGGGCGCGCAACCCCCCACGCCGTCCTGGGGATCGATGCTGACGGTCGGGCGGGACTACCTGACCGAGGCGCCGTGGCTGTCGATCTACCCGGGGCTGGCCATCTTCCTGACCGTGATGGGCTTCAACCTCCTGGGCGACGGCCTGCGCGACCTGCTCGACCCGCGGATGCGGATCTGA
- a CDS encoding ABC transporter permease: protein MRTGLPAFIARRLLLALPVFVGVTLVTFVLMYVVPGDPVTVMVEEKMASTDPTAARLFREKWGLNDPLAVQYLKFLRNALRGDLGLSFRSEQPVLSTVLERFPATARLAAAALAVAVAIGIPLGVLAALRQNTALDAAAISLATFGVSIPNFWLGLLLIYVVAVELRWLPPSGYGPPYPYLIMPALTLGTGLAAVIARLTRSSMLEVIRQDYVRTARAKGLAERRVIVAHALRNAAIPIVTIIGVQISGLLSGAVITERVFSWPGVGRLLLDSIGARDLPVVQGCVLFIASVFIILNLVVDLSYAWLDPRIRYE, encoded by the coding sequence ATGAGGACAGGCCTCCCCGCGTTCATCGCCCGTCGTCTCCTCCTCGCCCTCCCCGTCTTCGTCGGTGTCACTCTGGTCACGTTCGTCCTGATGTACGTCGTCCCGGGCGATCCCGTCACGGTGATGGTCGAGGAGAAGATGGCCAGCACCGATCCCACCGCCGCGCGGCTGTTCCGGGAGAAGTGGGGCCTCAACGATCCGCTCGCCGTGCAGTACCTGAAGTTCCTCCGCAACGCCCTGCGGGGCGACCTGGGGCTGTCCTTCCGCAGCGAACAGCCCGTCCTGAGCACCGTCCTCGAGCGCTTTCCCGCCACCGCCCGGCTCGCCGCGGCCGCGCTGGCCGTCGCCGTCGCCATCGGCATCCCCCTGGGCGTGCTCGCGGCGCTGCGGCAGAATACGGCGCTGGACGCGGCGGCGATCTCACTGGCCACCTTCGGGGTCTCCATCCCCAACTTCTGGCTGGGGCTGCTCCTGATCTACGTCGTCGCCGTCGAGCTGCGCTGGCTTCCGCCGTCGGGCTACGGCCCGCCGTACCCGTACCTGATCATGCCGGCCCTCACCCTGGGGACGGGGCTGGCCGCGGTGATCGCCCGCCTCACGCGCTCCTCGATGCTGGAGGTGATCCGGCAGGACTACGTGCGCACGGCGCGGGCCAAGGGCCTGGCCGAGCGCCGGGTGATCGTGGCGCACGCCCTGCGGAATGCGGCGATCCCCATCGTGACGATCATCGGGGTGCAGATCAGCGGGCTGCTGTCGGGGGCGGTCATCACCGAGCGCGTCTTCTCCTGGCCGGGGGTGGGCCGTCTGCTGCTGGATTCCATCGGCGCGCGCGACCTGCCCGTAGTCCAGGGCTGCGTACTCTTCATCGCCTCGGTCTTCATCATCCTGAACCTCGTCGTCGATCTCTCCTACGCTTGGCTCGACCCCAGGATCCGCTACGAATGA
- a CDS encoding ABC transporter substrate-binding protein: MKLDLRRPGAWAVIVLLLTAAVPPTMAQTPVRGGHFRRALSSDPATLDPAGTRLVRQDAVRMNIFDTLLDVDPRTLRFTPRAAESWSVSVDGRTFTFTLRRGIRFHHGREMTADDVKYSIERILAPETASPQVRGYDRIVGAQEFIARQAREVSGIRVLDRYRLAITITQPDPNFIWNFAGAFGLYIVPREEAERLGRDFGQRPVGSGPFLFVSWQKDTSILLRANNDYWGGRPYISALEFRIIPDPATAQAEFDTGRLEFMLLSDVNYRRYAEDPRWQPYVIEVAELFTRHVGFNVTRPPLNDVRVRQALNYAVDKAALVRTVLGNKAFPPTGVFPPSHPAYNRNLRGYEYNPQRARELLAQAGFPNGFDLELNGSTSPTVGRWMEGIQRYWNDVGVRTRIQQQDFGVVLDRAGKGEIPTYVLSHGGTPNCVGYLGPFRSRNFGPAGNRMFYKNDRVDQLLDQAERAAAGSPLQIRLCQQAEELIVQDAPWFFFNYNKAVLVHQPNVHGLVGNPMEMDVQDMTRVWIGGR, from the coding sequence ATGAAACTCGATCTGCGGCGCCCGGGCGCCTGGGCGGTCATCGTTCTCCTGTTGACGGCGGCGGTCCCCCCGACGATGGCTCAGACGCCGGTGCGGGGCGGCCACTTCCGCCGGGCGCTGAGCAGCGATCCCGCCACCCTCGATCCCGCCGGGACGCGCCTCGTCCGTCAGGACGCGGTCCGGATGAACATCTTCGACACGCTGCTGGACGTCGACCCGCGGACGCTGCGCTTCACCCCGCGGGCCGCGGAGTCGTGGTCGGTCAGTGTCGACGGGCGGACCTTCACCTTCACCCTGCGCCGGGGCATCCGATTCCACCACGGGCGCGAGATGACGGCCGACGACGTGAAGTACAGCATCGAGCGCATCCTGGCCCCGGAGACGGCGTCGCCCCAGGTGCGGGGATACGACCGCATCGTCGGCGCCCAGGAGTTCATCGCCCGCCAGGCCCGCGAGGTGAGCGGCATCCGGGTGCTGGACCGCTACCGTCTGGCCATCACGATCACGCAACCCGACCCCAACTTCATCTGGAACTTCGCCGGCGCCTTCGGCCTGTACATCGTCCCCCGGGAGGAGGCGGAACGCCTGGGCCGGGATTTCGGCCAGCGGCCGGTGGGCTCGGGGCCCTTCCTCTTCGTCTCCTGGCAGAAGGACACCAGCATCCTGCTGCGGGCGAACAACGACTACTGGGGCGGGAGACCCTACATCAGTGCGCTCGAGTTCCGCATCATCCCCGATCCGGCCACCGCCCAGGCGGAATTCGACACCGGACGGCTGGAGTTCATGCTGCTGAGCGATGTGAACTACCGCCGCTACGCCGAGGACCCCCGGTGGCAGCCCTACGTCATCGAAGTGGCGGAGCTGTTCACCCGGCACGTGGGTTTCAACGTGACCCGACCCCCGCTCAACGATGTGCGGGTCCGCCAGGCCCTGAACTACGCCGTGGACAAAGCGGCGCTCGTGCGCACCGTCCTGGGGAACAAGGCCTTCCCCCCCACCGGCGTCTTCCCGCCCAGTCACCCCGCCTACAACCGGAACCTCCGGGGCTACGAGTACAATCCTCAGCGGGCGCGCGAGCTGCTGGCTCAGGCCGGCTTCCCCAATGGGTTCGATCTGGAGTTGAACGGCTCGACCAGTCCCACCGTCGGCCGCTGGATGGAAGGCATCCAGCGCTACTGGAACGACGTGGGGGTGCGGACGCGCATCCAGCAGCAGGACTTCGGCGTCGTGCTGGACCGCGCCGGGAAGGGAGAGATTCCGACCTACGTTCTCTCCCACGGCGGGACGCCCAACTGTGTCGGCTATCTGGGGCCCTTCCGCTCGCGCAACTTCGGCCCGGCCGGAAACCGCATGTTCTACAAGAACGACCGCGTGGACCAGCTGCTGGACCAGGCGGAGCGCGCGGCGGCGGGATCTCCCCTGCAGATCCGGCTCTGCCAGCAGGCGGAGGAGCTGATCGTGCAGGACGCGCCGTGGTTCTTCTTCAACTACAACAAGGCGGTCCTGGTGCACCAGCCCAACGTGCACGGCCTGGTGGGGAATCCGATGGAGATGGACGTCCAGGACATGACCCGGGTCTGGATCGGAGGACGCTAG
- the nagA gene encoding N-acetylglucosamine-6-phosphate deacetylase, giving the protein MSSPSLVIAAERVIAEQGDLAPGVVEVHRGRIVAVRGGRPPRKARLERGFLAPGLVDLQINGCAGVDFVTLEDPGRLRPVRRLLLACGVTAFLPTLITTPLPVLRRALAFWREVARSGGAPRVIGVHLEGPYLNPDFAGAHPKEHLRTPDPAEFAALLDAAPGLVRLFTLAPELPGAEEVIRAARARRIVLSAGHTGATFEQALRAFRAGVRMVTHLFNAMRPLHHREPGIVGAALAADGVTAGLIADLVHVHPAVVRAAIAAKGWSRIALVTDAVAAAGQEAAAGRPVGTSSLAGQTVTVSDAPRLPSGTLAGSLLTLDRAIRNVVTLGVPVREAVLMASTVPASLLGRRDLGRIAVGARADLVLFDRRLGVRSVYVAGERVFHRARERTGIPSAATE; this is encoded by the coding sequence ATGTCCTCACCCTCCCTGGTCATCGCCGCCGAGCGGGTGATCGCCGAACAGGGCGATCTGGCCCCCGGCGTCGTGGAAGTCCATCGGGGGCGGATCGTCGCCGTCCGCGGCGGTCGGCCTCCCCGCAAAGCGCGCCTGGAGCGCGGTTTCCTCGCCCCGGGCCTCGTCGACCTGCAGATCAACGGCTGCGCGGGCGTCGATTTCGTCACCCTGGAGGACCCCGGCCGGCTCCGGCCCGTGCGCCGCCTCCTGCTCGCCTGCGGAGTCACCGCCTTCCTGCCCACCCTGATCACCACACCCCTGCCGGTATTGCGGCGGGCGCTGGCGTTCTGGCGGGAGGTCGCCCGCTCCGGCGGTGCGCCCCGCGTGATCGGGGTCCACCTCGAAGGTCCCTACCTCAATCCCGATTTCGCCGGCGCCCATCCCAAGGAGCATCTGCGGACGCCGGATCCCGCGGAGTTCGCCGCGTTGCTCGACGCCGCCCCCGGGCTGGTCCGGCTCTTCACCCTGGCGCCCGAACTGCCGGGTGCGGAGGAGGTGATCAGGGCGGCGCGGGCCCGCCGCATCGTGCTCAGCGCGGGGCACACCGGCGCAACCTTCGAGCAGGCCCTCCGCGCCTTTCGGGCGGGGGTGCGGATGGTCACCCACCTGTTCAACGCCATGCGCCCGCTCCACCATCGGGAACCGGGCATCGTGGGAGCGGCGCTGGCCGCCGACGGTGTGACCGCGGGCCTCATCGCCGACCTGGTCCACGTCCATCCGGCGGTGGTGCGGGCGGCCATTGCCGCCAAGGGCTGGTCGCGCATCGCCCTGGTCACCGACGCCGTGGCCGCCGCGGGGCAGGAGGCGGCGGCCGGCCGGCCGGTGGGGACTTCCTCTCTGGCGGGGCAGACGGTCACCGTCTCGGATGCCCCGCGGCTGCCCTCGGGAACCCTGGCCGGCAGCCTGCTCACCCTCGACCGGGCCATCCGCAACGTGGTGACCCTGGGGGTGCCGGTGCGCGAGGCCGTTCTGATGGCCTCCACCGTTCCGGCCTCGCTGCTGGGGCGGCGCGACCTGGGCCGGATCGCAGTGGGCGCCCGCGCCGATCTGGTGCTCTTCGACCGGAGGCTCGGGGTGCGCTCCGTCTATGTGGCCGGAGAGCGGGTGTTCCACCGGGCGCGGGAGCGGACAGGAATCCCCTCTGCGGCGACGGAATAG
- a CDS encoding ABC transporter substrate-binding protein: protein MKRFRICALGLAVLLFALTGAQGQTPAPQRGGTIRVGITQEILNLDPHVATAFSSFQVLDLVYESLLRLNPRTLKLEPGLAQSWTVSPNGLEYTFTLRRDVTFHDGSALDASDVKATIDRILDPATRSPQASFLAPIGEVTIVNPFVVKVTLKQAAPFFLSLLTVPGRGIVPANFVDKVGDPRVKTLGTGPYMLTEFGPGSVRLTRYERYWRKDAAGNRLPYADAVIYRVIPDPATLRAAVRAGEVDLIIGFGVDITAARALAGVSDLRIMSVPDLSYSLVGINAGKAPFSDVRVRQAMSLATNREQIVQVVYGGRGTVGGPIPPTLEEWRPVPARNLPLYQPDPARARQLLQQAGVNLPVAVKMMPIPTVPEAVQMAQVLKEQWAAAGFTVEIEQVDFATFLARWRGSQFDTFVSLNGGAVDPDIHLYRHIHSTGSTNVFKFKDAAIDQLLDQARATADPARRAELYTRLQRAIAEQIPFLFVAYADLFAVARTQLNGFVLSSTRSMTPLAESWLSR, encoded by the coding sequence GTGAAGAGATTCCGCATCTGCGCTCTCGGGTTAGCGGTGCTGCTCTTTGCGCTGACCGGCGCGCAGGGGCAGACCCCCGCCCCCCAGCGGGGCGGGACGATCCGGGTGGGGATCACCCAGGAGATCCTGAACCTCGACCCGCACGTCGCCACCGCCTTCTCGTCGTTCCAGGTCCTGGACCTGGTCTATGAGAGCCTGCTGCGGTTGAACCCGCGGACGCTGAAGCTGGAGCCGGGCCTGGCGCAGTCCTGGACGGTGTCCCCCAACGGGCTGGAGTACACTTTTACCCTGCGCCGCGATGTCACATTTCACGACGGCAGCGCGCTGGACGCCAGTGACGTGAAGGCCACCATCGACCGCATCCTGGACCCGGCGACGCGCTCGCCCCAGGCCAGTTTCCTCGCTCCCATCGGCGAGGTGACCATCGTCAACCCCTTCGTGGTGAAGGTGACGCTCAAGCAGGCCGCGCCCTTCTTCCTCTCGCTGCTGACGGTGCCCGGCCGCGGGATCGTCCCCGCCAACTTCGTCGACAAGGTGGGCGATCCGCGGGTCAAGACACTGGGCACCGGCCCGTACATGCTGACCGAGTTCGGTCCGGGCTCCGTGCGCCTCACCCGCTACGAGCGGTACTGGCGGAAGGACGCGGCGGGAAACCGCCTGCCCTACGCCGATGCCGTCATCTATCGGGTGATCCCCGATCCGGCCACGCTGCGCGCCGCGGTCCGCGCCGGCGAGGTAGACCTGATCATCGGCTTCGGGGTGGACATCACGGCCGCCCGGGCCCTGGCCGGGGTGAGCGACCTCCGGATTATGTCGGTGCCGGACCTGTCCTACAGTCTCGTGGGGATCAACGCCGGGAAGGCCCCCTTCAGCGATGTGCGGGTCCGCCAGGCGATGAGCCTGGCCACCAACCGCGAGCAGATCGTCCAGGTCGTCTACGGCGGGCGGGGCACGGTGGGCGGCCCCATTCCCCCCACCCTGGAGGAGTGGCGGCCGGTGCCGGCCCGCAACCTGCCCCTGTACCAGCCCGATCCGGCCCGCGCCCGGCAGCTGCTCCAGCAGGCCGGGGTCAATTTGCCCGTCGCCGTCAAGATGATGCCGATCCCCACGGTCCCCGAGGCCGTGCAGATGGCCCAGGTGCTCAAGGAGCAGTGGGCGGCGGCCGGCTTCACCGTGGAGATCGAGCAGGTGGACTTCGCCACCTTCCTGGCGCGCTGGCGCGGCAGCCAGTTCGACACCTTCGTCTCCCTCAACGGCGGCGCCGTGGACCCGGACATCCACCTCTACCGGCACATCCACTCCACCGGCAGCACCAACGTCTTCAAGTTCAAGGACGCCGCCATCGACCAGCTCCTGGACCAGGCCCGGGCCACGGCCGATCCGGCGCGGCGGGCGGAGCTGTACACGAGGCTGCAGCGGGCCATCGCCGAGCAGATCCCCTTCCTGTTCGTGGCCTACGCCGACCTGTTCGCCGTGGCGCGGACGCAGCTCAACGGGTTCGTGCTGTCGTCGACCAGGTCGATGACGCCGCTGGCGGAGTCGTGGCTGAGCAGGTGA
- a CDS encoding ABC transporter permease, whose product MQRYVAQRLLLLIPVLLVISALVFSLMHLIPGDPAQVILGFENTDPVQLEAVRRDLGLDRPVYVQYGRWLSRVARGQFGTSVRTGRPIGTLLGEALPFTIELALYAVLLAMLIGIPVGTLAGTTRSRAADGAMQTLTLLGLSLPAFWVGAMFILLFSVHLRWFPVLSYPPLATDPLANLRGFFLPALTLAVPNAAAIARMVRASMVAVRGEEYVKAARAKGLSEVLVVRRHMLKNALIPVVTLIGIVTGYLLGGAIVVEQVFAIPGVGRMGLQAIVQRDYPVLQAVVLAVAGLFVLVNLVVDLIYVLLDPRIRYS is encoded by the coding sequence ATGCAGAGGTACGTCGCGCAGCGGCTGCTGCTCCTGATCCCCGTCCTCCTGGTCATCTCGGCGCTGGTGTTCTCGCTGATGCACCTCATCCCCGGGGATCCGGCGCAGGTCATCCTCGGTTTCGAGAACACCGACCCCGTTCAGCTGGAGGCGGTGCGCCGCGACCTGGGATTGGACCGGCCCGTCTACGTGCAGTACGGCCGCTGGCTGTCCCGGGTCGCCCGCGGGCAGTTCGGCACGTCGGTGCGCACCGGGCGGCCCATCGGGACGCTGCTCGGGGAGGCGCTGCCGTTCACCATCGAGCTGGCGCTGTACGCGGTCCTGCTGGCGATGCTCATCGGGATCCCGGTCGGCACGCTGGCCGGGACGACGCGCTCCCGCGCCGCTGACGGAGCGATGCAGACCCTGACGCTGCTGGGGTTGTCCCTGCCCGCCTTCTGGGTCGGGGCGATGTTCATCTTGCTGTTCAGCGTCCACCTGCGCTGGTTTCCCGTCCTGAGCTATCCGCCGCTGGCCACCGACCCGCTGGCCAACCTGCGCGGGTTCTTTCTCCCGGCGTTGACCCTGGCCGTGCCCAACGCCGCGGCCATCGCCCGGATGGTGCGGGCCTCGATGGTCGCCGTGCGGGGAGAGGAGTACGTCAAGGCGGCGCGGGCCAAGGGGTTGAGCGAGGTCCTTGTGGTCCGGCGCCATATGCTGAAGAACGCCCTCATCCCCGTCGTCACCCTGATCGGCATCGTCACGGGGTACCTGCTGGGCGGCGCCATCGTCGTGGAACAGGTTTTCGCCATCCCCGGCGTCGGACGGATGGGACTGCAGGCCATCGTGCAGCGGGACTACCCGGTCCTCCAGGCCGTGGTGCTCGCCGTCGCCGGGCTCTTCGTGCTGGTCAACCTGGTCGTGGATCTGATCTATGTCCTCCTCGATCCCCGAATCCGCTATTCGTGA